Genomic DNA from Paenibacillus borealis:
TGAAGTCATATACTCCGGTGTCCTTGTTCTTGGCTTTGGCTGTATATTCCTTGGTTAAAGTGAGATATAACGACTGAATGGATGTGGAATAGGCAATATTCTCGCCGCCGGCAGCATGAATAATTCCCCGGATCGCCGCTAGCGGCACATCCTTGGTCTCCCGGCTGGCCTCTACCTCAGTAAGCTCAGGACTCTCCACAAACTGCAGCCCTGCAAGGCGGATAATAATGATGCAAAAAATAAAAAAAGTGCCGAAGAAAAACAGATTTATGCGTAAACTCAGGTAGTTTCGGGCAGAACCTCCATCCGGGCGGGAACCCGGCTTACCGAACCATCTCACAGCATGTCCTCTCCTTGTTTGTTTTGCAAAACCGTATATCCGCAGTCCACAGGCAGAGCTCTTCTTACACGCTGTTATTGTACCATAGATGGAGGAGCTCCCGCTTCTTGTCAGAGGATGTTTTCCTTGATATGCGTTGAATCGAAATCCTTGGTATTGAACCAGTTGCCGCTGCTGGCCCAGGTAGAATCCAGCGGAATCCAGGCTTCCCTGCTGCTGATATAGACCTCATTCCAGGCATGCGGACCATAACCGCCCTGCCCGTCATAGCCCCTGCCGGTTACAACCCGCACCTGCAGGCCCTGTGAACGGGCCATTACGGCATAGAGCCGGGCATAATCTATACATACCCCCAGCCGGGTATCAAACGTATCCTGCGGGGTCTGCTCATGCCAGATCCGTTTCTGCTCATAGTTCTCTGCCTTGGTATAGTCATAGGTAATGCGTGAGCCGATCCAATCGTAGAGCAGCTTGGCCTTCTCTTCATCCCCGTCAGCCTGTCCGGCAATATCTGCGGCTGCACCGGCTATGTCGGCGGAAATATCATGGTCGATCACTTCATATTTGCGCCGCAAAATATCATTCATCTCGGCCGCTACCGCCTTGGTCAGGACCGGAAGCTTGCCCCGGACCCCTTCACCGGCCAGCGGCTCGAAGACCGCTGCCGCGCTCTGGCTGTAGATCGGCGAGGATTCCACGTAGCGGCTGAAGCCGCTGTCCGGATTCAGGCCTACGCCGATGTAGAGCGCAAAGACCAGAACGAGTGCCCGGGCAAGCCCGGCGGCGAAGCCCAGAACGGCTCCGCTTAAGCGGCTGGCCCCCGTGATCTTCCCGCCCGGCCTTGACGAAAACTGCGGCAGGCGGAATGGCATCAACAGGAATAGCAGACCCAGCATTAAGCGGATTAGAATGTAGGACAACAGCAGCAAGAGCAGGAACCGCACAAGCGGTGAGTTCGCCAGCACAGACACGGCCGTGTAATAAACCTGCTGCCACTGGCTCAGCTGCTTATCAGGCAGGACAACGCCTGAAGCCCACTCCCCGGCAAGAGGCGAGAGATATACAGCTGCCGGAACCGCCATGATCAGGGCCGCGATAGCCATTAGTCCTGAGCCGAGCAGTCCGAACAGCCCTCCGGCCGCTCTTTTGAAGCCCCGGCCCCAACCCTGCAGCATGGAGAACAGCACCACCACCAGCAGAACGATCGAGATGATATTGGCCTCACTAAGACTAACTATCCAGCTGTTTAGCATATCTCTCGCTCCCCCTTCTGCGGCCAGCCTGCCCATGGTTCAGCTGTGCTCTTATTTACCGGTCTGATGTTTCCGGGCTTCATCGATAAATGTTTTGGTGGTATCCGTTACACTCCACTTTCCAAGACTGACCCCGCGGAAAATCACTTCAACCTTATCCTCTGCGGCGGAGCCCTTCACTTCCAGGTTCGGACTAGTGATTGTAAAGGTACCATCACCTCCGGAAGTATAGACCGCATCCTGCGCTTCCTTAAGCATGACCTCCTGCGCTTCGTTCTTCAGTGTGCTGACCGTCCCGTCCGCCACTTTGTTAACAGCATTACCTATCTGATCCATGGTCACCCCGCTGTAGATGAACAGGCCTGCGACGATAATGATGACAATTGCCCACTTCAGTACAGTCTTAACGAGATTAATTACTGCAAACAGCAGGACAAGCGCAATAACGATAACAAGCCAATTCTCTCTTATAAATTGTGACCACACTGCCGGATCCATCAATTTCACAACACCCCTATCGCAAATTTCGCCACTCCGGAACTCCTGTCCCGTCAGACATATTATTAATAATCATTATTATACATGAATGCCTCTTATAATTCATGGTTCCCGGGCTGCAGAAGCGCATACAGAGTCTGGCCAATAAAATGGTATAAGCCCCCTCTAGCGCACGTAAAGTACAAGTAGGCCGTTTCTTCCAAGTGAATTCCGTTCCATTACTCATCGGCTGGCCACCAATTTGGAGGTGTTACCCGTGAAAACCGCGCTGTGGCTGTATCTGTTTCTGTTCCTGGCCTTCTTTGACCTGCATGCCCAGTATCCTATTCTGACGCCGTTTGCCATGTCTTTGGGAGCAGGACCGGCCTTCATCGGCTGGATGATGGGGATGTATTCGCTGACCCACCTCCCCGGCAACCTGCTGGCCGGTGTCCTGGTTGACCGCAACGGCAGCCGCCGTTACATCGTCTTCGCCCTTACAGCAGCCGGACTAATCCTGCTGCTCCAGGCTCATGCGCAGCTGCCCTGGCATCTGCTGCTGCTGCGCGCAGCGAGCGGCTTCGCACTGGCCTTCCTCTCGCCTGCCTGCATGACCCTGCTGGCCTCCCTCTCGTCCGACCCGGCTACCCAGGGGAAGTACATGTCTGGCCATGGGATCATCCACACGCTGGCCTCTGTGGTCTCACCGGCGGCCGGCGCATTCATCGTTGCCAAGGCCGGTTATTCCGGCACCTTCAGCACCCTGGGCTGGCTGCTGATCGTGACTGGCGTGATGGCTTTCTTCAGCGTCCCGAAGCATTCTCCGGCACTGGCTGTCCACGCACCCGCTCTGCCGCTGCATCACGAGAAAGCAATGAATCCCGTGTCAGCGGAGGCTCCGGTCTCTAAGCGCTACTATCTGCTGCCTTTTTTCGTATCCTGTTCCCAAGGGGTTCTCTTCTTCGAGCTTCCGCTGTCCCAGGGGAGTGAAGGGATGATCTCAACCGGAATTCTGCTGTCGCTGCTCAGCCTGGGGGCACTTCTGACCCTCAGCCTGTTCTTCCTCAACCGGCTGGCACCGGGCATCCGCATTGCCGCCGCGCTGCTGGGAATGGCGATCTGCTTCTTCAGTCTGGCCGCCTTCCGCAGCATCCCGGCCGGAATCGTTCTATTCATGCTGGGCGCAGCCAAAGGCGTGTTATTCCCGGCCATGGCCTCCCTGTTCATCAGTCTGGGCGGGGCCGGGCGGATGGGCCGCACCTTCTCGCTGCAATCCATCGCCATGTCACTGGGGGCATTTGCCGGACCGGTAGCCGCCGGACAGCTCCGGGACTATGTCTCTCCGTACTTTATTGCCTTCGTGCTGCTGATGATAGCTATCCTGCTGCTGCCTCCGGGGAGATCCGGCAAGCTTGCCTCTTATTCTCCAGACTGGAACAGCCATGCAGCCTGATTCCAACCTGATTCCATCCGCATTCGCCAGCAATCACCCGCATTTTTTCTGCCGGGTGATTGTTTGTTTGATCACGTTTGTTTTTACGACATTTCCCGGGGAATGAATACATATTGCTCTCTGAACTGTTAAAATTGGCGAAGCTTAGGTACAATATCGTCATAACCAACTATGATCCGGGAGCTGAGCACATATGTCCATTACCATTATTGTCGAAGGCAAGAATGACCGCAGCCGGCTGAGACGGCTGCTCACGCCGGAGGTCGACATTCTGTGTACTTTCGGCACATTGAACACACTGAAGCTGGAATCACTGCGCCGCACCATCGGTGATGGAGAAGTATACCTGTACATGGACAATGACAGCTCCGGCAAAAAAATCCGCGGCGTGCTGCGCGATGCCTTCCCCGATGCAGTGCATATGTACACCCGGCGGGGTTATGCCGGTGTGGAAGGCACTCCTGACGAGTACAGCATCACCCAGCTCGAAAAAGCCGGTCTTGAGGAATATATTCTATATCCGCAGCCGTTCCAGTAAGAAATACTTGCCCCAATCTATAGTTCAATACCCAAAAACGCCTTGCCAGCCTCTCCTTCTAATGAAGGAGGCTGGGCAAGGCGTTTAGTTTATTCCGGCCACTCTATTCACGGGCCAATTTCTTGACCGTTTCGGCCAGAAACTCCGGAGTCACATTCTCCGTATCCCCGGCATCATATAATCCCCTGAGGCGGTTGGTCCGGTCCACCAGGCCGATGAGGTTGGCATGGGCGAAATCATCCTTACTGTTGCCATAGATCAGAACCTTGAATGATTCAGCAGCCAGCTTGCGGACCTCTTCCTGATCGCCGCGAAGGAAATACCAGCCGTTATAATCAGCATGAAACTTGTCGCCAAATGCCTTAATGGCTTCCCGTGTGTCATTCTCCGGATCGAAGGAAATGGAGACAAACTCAATATCCTTACCGAAGCTGCCATCCTTCACCAGCAGATCCTGCGTCTGCGACAACATGTAGGTAGTAATAGGGCACACATCCGGGCATTCCGTGAAGAAGAAATAGACCAGCCTTGCTGTGCCTGCCGTATCCGCCAGGCTCACCTGCTGTCCATCCACATTCTCCAGAGAGAAGTCTTGTACCTCCCCGATGACCGGCAGCTTCTTATCTCCGAAGCTAAGTGAATTAACAGCCAGATAGACCGCCATAATTACCGCCACCAGCAGCATCAGCCAGGTCCATTTATAGCGTTTCAAGGTCTGCACAGGACGCCCTCCCCATCTATCATATGAATCCGCACACATCAACAGGGTTAATTAGTATTTAACCGTGGATCGTATTCAGTACCAGCACAATCAGACTTATGGTCAGGTAGTTAATGGAGAAGAAGAAATTTTTCTTGGCCCAGGCATCATCATCCTTCGCCTTAAATCCGATTAAGGTTAAATAGAGCCAGGCCAGCGACAAAGCTGACGATACAATCAGATAAAATATCCCTGCATAGTCATACATGTACATCAGTACAGGGATGGGCAGCAGCAGTGCCACATAAGGGATCATCTGGAACTTGGTACGGCGCGTCCCCTTGACCACGGGAAGCAGGGGGAACCCTGCGGCTCTGTACTCCTCTTTGCGGCGGATGCCGAGTGCCCAGAAGTGGGGCGGCTGCCACAGGAAGAGCATGGCGAACAGCAGCCAGGCACCAAGATCCACAGTTCCGGTAACAGCCACATAACCGATCACAGGCGGCATGGCACCGGAGATGGCTCCCACGGAAGTGCTCCAGGTAGATGTTCTTTTGAGCCAAAGGGTATACACTACAACATATACGAACATGCCGACGATACCAAACAGTCCGGCCAGTACACCGCAGAAAGCGAACAGCACAGCCAGACCGGCAATACCCAGCCCGATGCCGTACAGCAGTACTGTCTGAGGCTTCAGCCTTCCTGTAGGCAAGCCCCGCTCACGGGTTCTTTCCATCTTCATATCCAGATCCCGGTCGAAATAATTATTGAAAACACAGGCCGAAGCCATCACCAGCATAGTGCCGAGCAGGGTAAGGATTAAGCGCCCATATTGTACATCCCAGCCTGAAGCCACCCAGTAACCTGCAAAAGCAGCGATCAGATTGGAACGGATAATACCGGGTTTCGTCACCGTAATGAAGTCGCGCCAGCTTGCACCTTCCGGTGGAGACTTGGCAGACATTGATGCGGAATCGGAAGAAGCTTGATATCTCAATTGATTGTCCACGTATGGTGTTCCTCCTTCTAAGGGACTTCTTAACGTTCCGCCGGAGCCTGAGTAACAGTTCGGCTGTATCTGGATAATAATACTGGCTCCGCTATTAACTTTATCATAGCAAACTGGGAAAGACTTTGACAATCATTGACCATGATGTTCATCAATTCGACAATTACGTGACAATATTTATTTCCTCCCCCCTAAATAACTGGACGCTAAATTGGGTAGTTATTAATAGAGAACTTCCGTACAAAGGAGATCT
This window encodes:
- a CDS encoding transglutaminase-like domain-containing protein — encoded protein: MLNSWIVSLSEANIISIVLLVVVLFSMLQGWGRGFKRAAGGLFGLLGSGLMAIAALIMAVPAAVYLSPLAGEWASGVVLPDKQLSQWQQVYYTAVSVLANSPLVRFLLLLLLSYILIRLMLGLLFLLMPFRLPQFSSRPGGKITGASRLSGAVLGFAAGLARALVLVFALYIGVGLNPDSGFSRYVESSPIYSQSAAAVFEPLAGEGVRGKLPVLTKAVAAEMNDILRRKYEVIDHDISADIAGAAADIAGQADGDEEKAKLLYDWIGSRITYDYTKAENYEQKRIWHEQTPQDTFDTRLGVCIDYARLYAVMARSQGLQVRVVTGRGYDGQGGYGPHAWNEVYISSREAWIPLDSTWASSGNWFNTKDFDSTHIKENIL
- a CDS encoding MFS transporter, coding for MKTALWLYLFLFLAFFDLHAQYPILTPFAMSLGAGPAFIGWMMGMYSLTHLPGNLLAGVLVDRNGSRRYIVFALTAAGLILLLQAHAQLPWHLLLLRAASGFALAFLSPACMTLLASLSSDPATQGKYMSGHGIIHTLASVVSPAAGAFIVAKAGYSGTFSTLGWLLIVTGVMAFFSVPKHSPALAVHAPALPLHHEKAMNPVSAEAPVSKRYYLLPFFVSCSQGVLFFELPLSQGSEGMISTGILLSLLSLGALLTLSLFFLNRLAPGIRIAAALLGMAICFFSLAAFRSIPAGIVLFMLGAAKGVLFPAMASLFISLGGAGRMGRTFSLQSIAMSLGAFAGPVAAGQLRDYVSPYFIAFVLLMIAILLLPPGRSGKLASYSPDWNSHAA
- a CDS encoding DNA primase; this encodes MSITIIVEGKNDRSRLRRLLTPEVDILCTFGTLNTLKLESLRRTIGDGEVYLYMDNDSSGKKIRGVLRDAFPDAVHMYTRRGYAGVEGTPDEYSITQLEKAGLEEYILYPQPFQ
- a CDS encoding SCO family protein → MQTLKRYKWTWLMLLVAVIMAVYLAVNSLSFGDKKLPVIGEVQDFSLENVDGQQVSLADTAGTARLVYFFFTECPDVCPITTYMLSQTQDLLVKDGSFGKDIEFVSISFDPENDTREAIKAFGDKFHADYNGWYFLRGDQEEVRKLAAESFKVLIYGNSKDDFAHANLIGLVDRTNRLRGLYDAGDTENVTPEFLAETVKKLARE
- the cyoE gene encoding heme o synthase, with product MDNQLRYQASSDSASMSAKSPPEGASWRDFITVTKPGIIRSNLIAAFAGYWVASGWDVQYGRLILTLLGTMLVMASACVFNNYFDRDLDMKMERTRERGLPTGRLKPQTVLLYGIGLGIAGLAVLFAFCGVLAGLFGIVGMFVYVVVYTLWLKRTSTWSTSVGAISGAMPPVIGYVAVTGTVDLGAWLLFAMLFLWQPPHFWALGIRRKEEYRAAGFPLLPVVKGTRRTKFQMIPYVALLLPIPVLMYMYDYAGIFYLIVSSALSLAWLYLTLIGFKAKDDDAWAKKNFFFSINYLTISLIVLVLNTIHG